Part of the Eshraghiella crossota genome is shown below.
GGAAGAGGCAGAAAGTGAACTTCAGAAACTCGTTGTGAAGACTCTTTTAAAAAAATCAGGTCTTACGACTAAGGACATAAGGTATATATTTGCGGGAGATTTGTTAGGACAGTTAATTGCGTCGTCTTTTGGACTTATGGATTTTGAAATACCGTTTTTCGGATTGTACGGAGCCTGCTCCACCATGGGGGAATCCATGAGCCTTGCGGCAATGAATGTGGCGGCAGGGTATGCGGATAATGTCATAGCCATTACATCAAGCCATTTCGCCAGTGCGGAAAAACAGTTCCGATATCCTTTGGAATATGGCTCCCAGAGACCTCTTTGCGCTACATGGACGGTGACGGGTTCAGGGGGAGTCATAATAAGCAGTTGTATAAAAAGCGGTATAAGAATAGCAGGAATAACAACAGGAAAAATCGTTGATTACGGAATAACCGATTCAATGAATATGGGTGCGGCAATGGCACCGGCAGCCTGCGACAGCATATATACTAATTTTATGGATTTTGACGTTACTCCGGATTATTATGATGCAATATACACGGGGGATTTAGGAAAAGTGGGCAGGACAATATTACTTGACCTTATGCAGGAAAAAGGTTTTGATATATCTTCCATTCATCATGACTGCGGTATTGAAATTTTTGATGACAGATATCAGGATACCCATTCCGGGGGAAGCGGGTGCGGGTGCAGTGCCGCAACGTTATGTGCACATATATTAAGGAAGATAGAAGAAGGATTTTATAAGAGGGTTCTTTTTGTGCCCACAGGTGCCCTTATGTCAACGATAAGCTACAACGAGGGGCAGTCGGTTCCCGGAATTGCACATTGTGTTGTTATTGAAAGAATTGATGGAGGTGTATATTAATGGATTACCTTATTGCGTTTGTCGTAGGAGGTATAATCTGTGCTTTTGTACAGATTTTAATGGAAAAAACAAAACTCATGCCGGGAAGGATAATGGTTATACTTGTTGTTGCCGGAGCAATTCTGGGAGCTGCCGGAGTATATGAGCCATTTGCAAAGTGGGCAAAAGCAGGAGCAACCGTACCCCTTACCGGGTTTGGAAATCTGCTTTATCAAGGCGTAAAACAGGCGGTTGACATGGAGGGCTTTCTCGGTATTTTTACGGGAGGACTCAAAGCAGGAGCAGCAGGAATAAGTGCGGCATTGATATTCGGATATATTGCATCCCTGTTTTTTGACCCGAAGATTAAAAAATAACTGTATTAGCACTTGAAAAATCAAATTGAAAATAGTACCATTATATATAAATAGTACTGTCATGCAGTTATAAGGCAGTTAAGGAGAAAGGAAGTATTTACTATGGAAAAGAAAGATATTGACTGGTCAAATCTTGGATTCGGTTATATCAAGACTGACAAGAGATACGTATCTAATTTTAAAGACGGAGCATGGGATGAAGGTGTTCTTACAGATGACGATAAGGTTGTAATCAGCGAATGTGCCGGAGTTTTGCAGTATGCACAGACTGTATTTGAAGGTCTTAAAGCATATACAACAGAAAAAGGCAACATCGTTGTATTCAGACCCGACCTTAATGCTGAGAGACTTGAACAGTCTGCATTAAGACTTGAGATGCCGGCATTTCCTAGAGATAGATTTGTAGACGCAATTGTTGAGACAGTTAAAGCTAACGATGGCTTTGTACCACCTTACGGAACAGGTGCAACATTATATATCCGTCCATATATGTTCGGAAGTAATCCTGTAATCGGTGTTAAGCCGGCTGATGAATACCAGTTCAGAGTATTCTGTACACCTGTAGGACCTTATTTTAAGGGTGGCGCTAAGCCTATTACAATCAGGGTTTCTGATTTCGACAGAGCCGCACCTCATGGAACAGGTAATATCAAGGCAGGTCTTAACTACGCAATGAGCCTTCATGCAATAGTTACAGCTCATAAGGAAGGCTTTGACGAGAATATGTACCTTGACCCTCAGACAAGAACCAAGGTTGAAGAGACAGGCGGTGCGAACTTTATATTTGTAACTAAGGATGGTACACTTGTTACGCCTAAGTCTGACAGTATTCTTCCATCAATCACAAGAAGATCATTAGTATATGTTGCTAAGGAATATCTCGGACTTAAAGTTGAGGAAAGAGAAGTATTCTTTGATGAGATGAAGGATATGGCTGAATGTGGCCTTTGCGGTACAGCAGCAGTTATCTCTCCTGTAGGAAAGATTGTAGACCATGGCAAAGAAATCTGTCTCCCAAGCGGTATGGCTGATATGGGACCGGTAACAAGGAAGTTATATGATACTTTAACAGGTATCCAGATGGGCAGAATTGAAGCTCCTGAAGGATGGATTAAAGTAATCGAATAAATATTAATATAAGAATCTTATCTTAGGACTCCGACTGTATCACAGCCGGAGTTTTTTGCTGCATTTTTTGGATGAATTATGTCAATTTTGCTCGTTTATGTGTTAATTTTGCTCATTGGGGGTTACGGCTATAAATGTTGAACGTATATGGCTTGTGAAAGATAAAATATTATATTCAAAAGCTGATGAAGAAAAACTATATATTATGTCAATTGATGGAAATAATAAAGAACTTTTAATGGATAATGTTGAACCGGTTCAGGTAAATTCAGATGACACATATATATGTATCTTAGACAGTAAACGTAAAGTATATGTCATTGAAGAGAATGGATTTAAGTACATAGGAGAATATGATATAGAAGATAACGAGAATCTAATGGGACCTGATAAAGGAAATTTATACTTTACCACATTCAATGAGAATGGCATAGACGTAAGAAAAATAAGTATTACATAGTAAAAAGGGCTGTAAAACAGCCCTTTTATTTAATCTTCTTCAGTTTCGGTTGTTGAACTTTCACTCTCTGATTCTTTTTCATTGTTAAAGTCTGCATTTTCAGGAAGCTTTGCCGTGTATTTGGAAGGATTGATTACATTTCCTTTATGCTTAAGACAATGGTCATCAATGGTCTTTGATGAGAAAGAATATCTGGCATCCTGTATTGTATAAGTTGAAAGGTCAACTTTACTTAAATCCTTGTAAATCTGTATCTTGGTTGTTGTATCAGGACATTCGTCCGTGGCAACTTTTCCCGTATCTTTACAATAAGTTACTTTCTGGTGAATATTGCAATAGTCCGTAGGTTCTGTTCCTTTGACAAAGTATTCGGTCGTGGTTCTGTTTCCGCGCTCGTCATGGTCGCATAGTCCTTCGGCTACTAAAAGACCCGAATCCTTGCATATCTGTACCGGGATTATATTATCCGGACGTTCAGGTGCGGAATTATCCTTGCCTTCACAGGCTTTTTTGATTACCTCTGCCCATATACCGACGTGAGGAGTTCCGTATTGTTCGGTCTTAAATTCTCTGTTATTATCATTACCTACCCATATTCCGACAGTAACGGATTTGGAATATCCCACAATCCATTTATCACGGTCACTCTGTGTTGTACCTGATTTTGCAGAAATATAGTTATCTCCCACATTAAGTCCGTGAAGAGTACCGTCCAAAAGAACATTGTGAAGGACATTGCCCATAAGCCACGCGGTAGATTCTTTTAATACCTGTGTCTTGGTTGTTTCTGTATTATCAAGGATAACATTTCCGTCATGGTCAAGTATTTTGGTATAAAGCTTAGGTGTAATAAGTTCGCCGTTGTTTGCAAGTACGGTATAAGCCGTTGTAAGTTCCATGTTGGTAACACTGCATGAACCGAGGGCAATAGGGAGATAGTAATCTTTATCGGTAAGGGTTGTGATACCAAAGTTTTTAAGGTAATTAATTCCTGTTGTAATACCTATATCATTAAGGGTGTTAAGGGCAGGAGTATTTCTTGATTCGGAGATGGACTGCCTTAATGTTATATATCCTTTATAAATATCATCATTATTTCTTACTACCTGGCCTGTGCTGTAATAAAAAGGAATATCATCATATATCTTACCCAGGGTATATCCTGCGGTATCTATTGCAGGTGCATAGGCAACAAGAGGCTTGATTGAGGAACCTGCCTGACGTGCAGAAGAGGTTGCCCTGTTAAGTATAAGGCTTTCTGTCTTGTTACCACGGCCTCCGATGATAACTTTAACTTCACCCGTGTTGTTTTCTATAACAACCAATGAAGCCTGTGGACCTACCGTATAGGTTGTGGATTCGCTTCCTTTAACTATTTCACCATGGGTCTGTCCGAGAATATATTCTTTATATTCCTGAACATATTTATCTGCTTCTTCCGTGGTCTGGAAAGTAAGGCTTATATTTGAACCGTACTTTGACTGAAGATATTTAAGTAATGTGGATTCCGTGTAATTACCTACATTACCGTCCTCGTCTTTTACCCTGAAACGGCATGTGACCGTATATTCTTCATATCCGTTCCAACTGTTAGGATTGTTGATTATAGCCTCCGCATATTTCTGAAGCTCAGAATCTTCACATGAGTATATAGAAAGACCGCCACGGTATACAAGGTTGTATGCCTGTGTATAGGTGTAACCCTTGGTTGTCATTAAATCTTCCATTATCTGCTGTATGAGTGCATCTGTATAGTACGAATATGCGGTTGATGATGAATTTGAAGTATTGTTATTGGCAATTCTTGAATATACATCATCATTAAGGGCTTCATCATACTGTGCCTGGGATATCATATTGTTTTTAAGCATATTATCAAGCACAAGCTTACGTCGTTCAGCATTATATTCGGCATGACGTATAGGATTGTATTTGGAAGGGTTCTGTGTGATTGCGGCAATTACGGCACACTCAGATAAAGTAAGCTCCGATACATCCTTATTAAAATAATTAAGAGATGCAGACTGCACACCAAGGTTATTGTTGCCAAGATTAATTGTATTAAGGTAATTCTCAAGAATCTGGCTCTTATCAGCAACTTCCTCAAGTTTTAATGCAAGGTATTGTTCCTGTATTTTACGCTTAAGTCTGTCTGAAAGACTGTTTTCATTCTCAACGGAAAATACGCTGTTCTTAATGAGCTGCTGCGTAATAGTGCTGGCACCCTGGGTAAAACGGAGATTATTGGTAATACCTATATAAGCCGCTCTTATAATTCCTTTTGCATCAATTCCGTTGTGGGAAAGGAAACGCTCATCCTCAATTGCGATAAAAGCATTTTTCAGGTTATCGGGAATTTCATCGTAAGTAACGTATATTCTGTTGGCACCGGACGCAACAAGTGTCTCTGTCTCAACATTGTTACAGTCATATACAATGGTTTTGTACTGGGATGGTGTAACATCGTTAATTGTTATCTTAGGTGCTGTTTTGATAATTCCGTTGATTGCCCCGAATACCATTGATGACATTGTGACCGCGGCAAATACAACAAGTACGATAAATACCTTGAAAACGTTTACAAGGATTTTGGATGTAACCTTTTTCTTGGAGGAAGAAAGATCCTGCCTTGCCTTTTTGATATTATTATTAGAAAAATCCATATAGTCTCTCCCAGAATAATGTTTCTTTATTATTTAAAGTATTTTAATGGATTATACCAAATCTTTTCAGATAAATAAAGAAAAAACAGTAAATATAAGAAATCTGTAACACTTTCTTAACAGAGAAAAATATGGTAGAATCAGACTATTAATAACCATAGGAGTTTGTATGAAGGATTTTATCGTAGTTAAAGAAGGCGCAGAGGGCATCTATGAAGAGAAAAAGTCAAGATTTATTGCCAAGGTATATAAAACGGATAACGAAAGCGAAGCCGGTTCATACATAGAAGAAGCAAGAAAAAAATATTGGGATGCAAGGCATAATTGTTATGCATACGTAATAGGAAATAATAATGAGATTACCAGATGCAGTGATGACGGAGAACCATCAGGTACAGCGGGGAAACCTATACTTGAAGTAATTACAAGAATGGGAGTACATAACTGCCTCATAATTGTAACAAGATATTTCGGGGGAACTTTGCTTGGAACGGGTGGACTTGTAAGAGCATATACCGATGCTTCCGTAGCAGCGCTTAATAACAGCCGGCTTGCAACACAGGTACAGGGAGTAAGGTATGTTATTACAACAGATTATAACGGGGCCGGCAAAATACAGTATGGGATGGCCTCTCTTGACGCAATAATAGACGATACGGAATATACGGATAAGGTAACAATAAAGGTAGTGATTGAAAAAGAACGGGAAAAATTACTTATAGATACGGTTACTGAAATAACAAACGGCAGGGCAGTCATATTGAAAGACTGCGAACTGCCGGTTGAAAAAAATATATCACTCTGATGTTTTGTTCTTATAAATTAATTTTGATGTGATAAAGTATGCACCGATTCCATATATAATACCGAGTAAGAGACCGGCAATAACGTCGGTAGGAAAATGTACGGTAAGATATAATCTTGAAACTCCGATAAGCACGGCAAGCACGACTGCCGGAATACCCCATTTTTTGTTCCGGGTGAATATGGCAACGGCTGCAGCAACACTTGCTGAGGTATGTCCCGAAGGAAATGACGAATCCGAAGGCAGTTTTACAAGCATCGTCTGTAAAAATGCAGGGTCAGCCTCAAATGGCCGTGTGCGGTTTACAAGATTTTTTATTATAAGATTAGTAAATATAAGCGATAACACAAGTGAAACGGCCATTGTAATTCCAATCTTTCTTGTACGCTTGAAGAATAAAAGCACAACTGCAAGAGCTATCCAGAAGCAGCCTGCGTTGCCAAGGAAAGTAAGACCTTTCATAACCGGGTCAAGTACGGGATTATGAAGAGATTCAAACCAGTGTAATACGGATAATTCCCAATTCATTTTAAATGTCCTTTCTACCAGATATAGTATCGTGAATTATATCATTAAGTGGGGATAATTGCAAACAACAGATAAATAAAAGTTGGCTTAAAAGGAAAATACTGTTATAATAGAAATATAAACGGGGAAAGGTGGCTTAATATATGAGACTTATTTTTATTGGGGCAGACCATGAAGTTACAGGAAGCTGTCATGTATTGGAAGTTTGTGGCAGGTATATTCTTGTTGATTGCGGGATGGAACAGGGAACGGACGATTTTGAGACAGCGGAACTTCCTATGAATATTGCAGATATAGATTATGTACTGCTTACACATGCACATATTGACCATTCTGGAATGTTGCCTTTATTGTATGCCAGAGGCTTCAGAGGAGATGTAATAGCGACTCCGGCTACTGTGGATTTATGCGATATAATGTTAAAAGATTCGGCGCATATCCAGATGACAGAAGCAGAATGGAAGAACAGAAAAGGACAAAGAGCAGGTAAAGAGCCTGTGGTGCCTATTTATGATATGAATGATGCAGAAGGCGTTCTGGAACATTTTGTATCCTGCGATTATGATAAAGTAATGGATCTATGTGAAGGAGTCAAAGTTAAATTTTCCGATGCGGGACATCTTCTTGGGTCAGCAAGTATCGAAGTATGGATTAATGAAGACGGAGAAGAACGCAAGATAGTTTTTTCGGGAGATATCGGTAATCTTAACAGACCGATTATTAAGGATCCTTCGTATATTAATGATGCCGATTATGTTGTTATGGAATCCACTTATGGGGACAGATATCATAATGCGGATGTAGATTATGTAAGTGAATTAGCCGGAATATGCCAGAGGACTTTTGACAGAGGAGGCAATGTTGTGATTCCGGCATTTGCGGTAGGCAGAACACAGGAGATGCTTTATTACTTCCGTAAAATCAAAGAAGAGGGCCTTGTAAAAGGACATTCATTTGAAGTATATGTAGATAGCCCTCTTGCGGTTGAGGCTACACAGATTTTTAATGAAAATATGGCAGAGTGCTTCGATCAGGAAGCAATGGAACTTGTAAGAAATGGAATTAATCCTTTACGTTTTCCGGGGCTTACGCTTTCCATTACAAGTAATGATTCTATTGCAATTAACTCTGATAATAAGCCTAAAGTAATAATCTCTGCGTCGGGAATGTGTGAAGCCGGACGTATAAGACACCATCTTAAGCACAATCTCTGGAGAAAAGAATGTACCGTTGTTTTTGTAGGTTATCAGGCCAACGGAACATTGGGAAGAATGTTGCTTGAAGGCGCAAGTGAAGTCAAGCTTTTCGGAGAGACCATTGAAGTTATGGCTGAAATAGTTAAACTGGAAGGTGTCAGCGGTCATGCAGATAAGGCAGGTCTTATAAAATGGATTACTTCATTTGATAACAGACTTAAACAGGTGTTTGTGGTACATGGTGAAGATGAAGTAAGCACAGGATTTGCGAAGTGCCTTTGTGATGAATACGGACTTAATGCTGTTGCACCTTATTCCGGAGCAGAGTTTGATATGATAAGCGGCAGGTTTGTAAAGGAAGGAGAAAGAATCCCTAAAGCCAAGAAACCTGTACAAAGAAAGGCAAATGATGTATTTGAACGTCTTCTTGCCGCAGGAAGACGCCTTCTTACCGTTATTAAGCATAACGAGGGCGGTGCCAATAAGGATTTAGCAAAATTTGCTGACCAGATTAATTCAATGTGTGACAAGTGGGACAGGTGAAAAGAATGACCAGATTCTATAATGATGAGGAATTATCTAAGATAAAAGAACTTGAAAAAGGAATATTGAAAGATTTTATTGAGCTCTGTGAAGAGAATAATTTAAGATATTTCGGGATGGGCGGTACCTGCCTCGGTGCAGTAAGACACGGAGGATATATTCCGTGGGATGATGATATTGATGTAGGAATGCCACGAAAAGACTATAACAGATTCCTTAAAATAGCGGCGGAAAAATATTCCGACAAATATTATCTGCTTAATGCGGATGAGTTCAGCACATATCCGCTTATGTCAACAAGATGGTGCATTAAGAATACAAAATTTGTTGAGTATGCTTTTATGAATCTTAAGAATTGTCCGCTTGGTATTTTCCTTGATATCTTTCCTTATGACAATCTGGCAGATAACAGGATTGCGAGATTTTTCCAACAGTGGAGAGCATGGTATCTTAGTAAACTTATGATATTAAGGGCTATACCGGAGCCATATCTTGCACAGCAGGGGCTTCTTAAGAAGGTAATTCTTTTTGTATGCAGGAATGTCCACCGCGTAATGAAGTTTTTTGGTGTTGACAGAAAGAAACTTTACAAAAAGTGCATAAAGACCTGTATAAAATATAATGACAGACCTACTAAGAAAATTGGATATATATGTGATACAACGCCTCATATGGAGGAGAATTATGTCAAAGACATATTCCCTTGCAGAAAGATGAAGTTTGAAGAATTTGAGATGAATTTCCCAAATCATACGCATGAGCTTCTTGTCAGCGGATATGGAGAAGATTATATGACGCTGCCTCCTGTCAACAAAAGAAAGACACATTTTCCATATATTCTCGATTTTGGAGATGGAAAGGGAGAACGAAGAAGTTAACCGGGAGAGGATGATACGGATATCATGAAAAAATTACTTTTTGTTTATAACCCACATTCTGGGAAAGGACTTATTAAAAATAAATTATGTGATATACTTGATATATTTGCTAAAGCAGGTTATGAGATGACAGTTTGCCCTACGCAGCATGCTATGGATGGATATGACAAGGTATGTGAGGCAGATGGCAGATATGATCTTATTGTATGCAGCGGCGGTGACGGAACACTCAATGAAGTTATCTCAGCCGTTATGACACACCGTATGGCAAAGCCTAAGATAGGGTACATTCCGGCAGGCTCAACCAATGATTTTGCAAAAAGTCTGGGTATTCCCAAAGATATGGTTAAAGCCGCAAAACTAATATCAAATGATAATTCTTTCTTGTGTGATGTCGGTGTAATGAATGAAAGATTTTTTAATTATGTTGCTGCATTCGGAGCTTTTACCGATGTGTCATATAAGACACCACAGAGTATGAAAAATGTTCTCGGACATCAGGCTTATATAGTTGAAAGCCTGAAGAGTCTTAGTAAGATAAAAGCATACAATATGAAAGTTACCTGTAATGATATAACCATTACGGGAAATTATATCTACGGAATGGTTGCTAATTCAAAGTCCGTAGGTGGCATGAAGGGCATTACCGGTAAAAATATATTGCTGGATGACGGATTGTTTGAAGTAATTCTTGTCAGAGAAGCCAAGAATCCATTGGAATTGCAGCAGATTGTTGCCGGACTTTTTTCAAAAAACCAGGACAGTCCCATGGTAGACAGATTTAAAGCGTCAAAAGTAATTTTTGAAAGCGATAAGTCAATAAGCTGGACTCTTGACGGTGAATATGCGGATGACCACCAGCTGGTGGAAATTGATGTATGTCCCAAAGCAATTAATATTATTAAAGGATAGAATTTAATTCAGGAAGATAACTGCTCTTGCAGACGGATGACAAGGACTCAATATCCTTGATTACATTCCGGTTAAGAAGAGCAGTTATATTTTTGTCCGGATAATTTTTATTAATAGTATTAATTAACGCAAGTATGCCACAGTATTTAAGATAGGTATTATCACTCTTAAGACAGGCACTTACGGCAATGTATTGTCTGTCGGAAGCCGATACAAAACCGGATGAACAGGCATAACCTTCCATAATGTCAATAATTTCAGATGGACTTAAAGTTTTGGATTTATAACATGCTTCATTGGTAAAAGGGACATATCCTGCGAAAAACATTGATTTTTTAGGAGCTGTATAAAAATCTCCAAGGCAGGGATAATGTAAAGCAAGTTTGTTCATTGTAACAATGAAAGTGTTTTCATTAATTTCGGATTTATCCGGATCGGTAACACCTTCACTTAAGGTATTGGCACTTTCTGCAAGCCTGTTAAGGTAGCCGTCATCTATTGAAGCAGAGTGGATATTGTTGTAACCCATAAAGCCGAGACGGTTATACACGGGCATGAAAGTCAGCGTGAATATCATAAATGCCGTTGCAAGAAAACAGCAGGAATTTAATAAGGTCTTTTTGAGACGATATGTAAACAGGTAGATATTACCTGCTTTTTTTGACTTTATAAAGTAAATAACAAGTCTTATGCATGAAAAACATAATAATGTGATGAGAATAAAAACAACAATATCCGCTACGGAAAAATTGAATTTAGCAGAAAATGCCGACAGGAGATACTTTAATTTTACTGAGATATTTTCATAAAAGTTTGTTGCAAATATCACACTGGAAAAAAACATAATATTAAGCAATCCGCTGAAACTAAGGAGCGATGCCAGTATTATGATATATATCCGTGTATTAATGAACTTAATCTGTATCTTTTTATTTTCTGCCATAATGAACCTCCGGTTGTCCTTATTCTTGTATTTTAAGCCTGAAAATCGTACATTTCAATAAAAAATAATTAAAACAGTCCGTTTACTTAATAATATTAAGTATAAAAAGGTATGACATAATATTATTAGTATCCTGGACTTAATTTAATTAAGAAGAAGCAATTTGATGGATTTGAAACAATGAATAAATTGAATGTTTAAATATTTTCTGAACTGAATAAATATCTGAAAATATATTTGATATAATAAAAAAAACAAATTATCTGACAAAATGACAAAATGTTCCTGTTTACAATTTTTCCTACAG
Proteins encoded:
- a CDS encoding phosphatase PAP2 family protein — encoded protein: MNWELSVLHWFESLHNPVLDPVMKGLTFLGNAGCFWIALAVVLLFFKRTRKIGITMAVSLVLSLIFTNLIIKNLVNRTRPFEADPAFLQTMLVKLPSDSSFPSGHTSASVAAAVAIFTRNKKWGIPAVVLAVLIGVSRLYLTVHFPTDVIAGLLLGIIYGIGAYFITSKLIYKNKTSE
- the spoVAD gene encoding stage V sporulation protein AD; protein product: MGKTGKASIIFDKDIYIVEKASVVGQKEGEGPLGKYFDNIVNDPFVGKNTWEEAESELQKLVVKTLLKKSGLTTKDIRYIFAGDLLGQLIASSFGLMDFEIPFFGLYGACSTMGESMSLAAMNVAAGYADNVIAITSSHFASAEKQFRYPLEYGSQRPLCATWTVTGSGGVIISSCIKSGIRIAGITTGKIVDYGITDSMNMGAAMAPAACDSIYTNFMDFDVTPDYYDAIYTGDLGKVGRTILLDLMQEKGFDISSIHHDCGIEIFDDRYQDTHSGGSGCGCSAATLCAHILRKIEEGFYKRVLFVPTGALMSTISYNEGQSVPGIAHCVVIERIDGGVY
- a CDS encoding diacylglycerol/lipid kinase family protein, whose amino-acid sequence is MKKLLFVYNPHSGKGLIKNKLCDILDIFAKAGYEMTVCPTQHAMDGYDKVCEADGRYDLIVCSGGDGTLNEVISAVMTHRMAKPKIGYIPAGSTNDFAKSLGIPKDMVKAAKLISNDNSFLCDVGVMNERFFNYVAAFGAFTDVSYKTPQSMKNVLGHQAYIVESLKSLSKIKAYNMKVTCNDITITGNYIYGMVANSKSVGGMKGITGKNILLDDGLFEVILVREAKNPLELQQIVAGLFSKNQDSPMVDRFKASKVIFESDKSISWTLDGEYADDHQLVEIDVCPKAINIIKG
- a CDS encoding MBL fold metallo-hydrolase RNA specificity domain-containing protein: MRLIFIGADHEVTGSCHVLEVCGRYILVDCGMEQGTDDFETAELPMNIADIDYVLLTHAHIDHSGMLPLLYARGFRGDVIATPATVDLCDIMLKDSAHIQMTEAEWKNRKGQRAGKEPVVPIYDMNDAEGVLEHFVSCDYDKVMDLCEGVKVKFSDAGHLLGSASIEVWINEDGEERKIVFSGDIGNLNRPIIKDPSYINDADYVVMESTYGDRYHNADVDYVSELAGICQRTFDRGGNVVIPAFAVGRTQEMLYYFRKIKEEGLVKGHSFEVYVDSPLAVEATQIFNENMAECFDQEAMELVRNGINPLRFPGLTLSITSNDSIAINSDNKPKVIISASGMCEAGRIRHHLKHNLWRKECTVVFVGYQANGTLGRMLLEGASEVKLFGETIEVMAEIVKLEGVSGHADKAGLIKWITSFDNRLKQVFVVHGEDEVSTGFAKCLCDEYGLNAVAPYSGAEFDMISGRFVKEGERIPKAKKPVQRKANDVFERLLAAGRRLLTVIKHNEGGANKDLAKFADQINSMCDKWDR
- the spoVAE gene encoding stage V sporulation protein AE, whose product is MDYLIAFVVGGIICAFVQILMEKTKLMPGRIMVILVVAGAILGAAGVYEPFAKWAKAGATVPLTGFGNLLYQGVKQAVDMEGFLGIFTGGLKAGAAGISAALIFGYIASLFFDPKIKK
- a CDS encoding YigZ family protein — protein: MKDFIVVKEGAEGIYEEKKSRFIAKVYKTDNESEAGSYIEEARKKYWDARHNCYAYVIGNNNEITRCSDDGEPSGTAGKPILEVITRMGVHNCLIIVTRYFGGTLLGTGGLVRAYTDASVAALNNSRLATQVQGVRYVITTDYNGAGKIQYGMASLDAIIDDTEYTDKVTIKVVIEKEREKLLIDTVTEITNGRAVILKDCELPVEKNISL
- a CDS encoding DUF3810 family protein — translated: MAENKKIQIKFINTRIYIIILASLLSFSGLLNIMFFSSVIFATNFYENISVKLKYLLSAFSAKFNFSVADIVVFILITLLCFSCIRLVIYFIKSKKAGNIYLFTYRLKKTLLNSCCFLATAFMIFTLTFMPVYNRLGFMGYNNIHSASIDDGYLNRLAESANTLSEGVTDPDKSEINENTFIVTMNKLALHYPCLGDFYTAPKKSMFFAGYVPFTNEACYKSKTLSPSEIIDIMEGYACSSGFVSASDRQYIAVSACLKSDNTYLKYCGILALINTINKNYPDKNITALLNRNVIKDIESLSSVCKSSYLPELNSIL
- a CDS encoding transglycosylase domain-containing protein, encoding MDFSNNNIKKARQDLSSSKKKVTSKILVNVFKVFIVLVVFAAVTMSSMVFGAINGIIKTAPKITINDVTPSQYKTIVYDCNNVETETLVASGANRIYVTYDEIPDNLKNAFIAIEDERFLSHNGIDAKGIIRAAYIGITNNLRFTQGASTITQQLIKNSVFSVENENSLSDRLKRKIQEQYLALKLEEVADKSQILENYLNTINLGNNNLGVQSASLNYFNKDVSELTLSECAVIAAITQNPSKYNPIRHAEYNAERRKLVLDNMLKNNMISQAQYDEALNDDVYSRIANNNTSNSSSTAYSYYTDALIQQIMEDLMTTKGYTYTQAYNLVYRGGLSIYSCEDSELQKYAEAIINNPNSWNGYEEYTVTCRFRVKDEDGNVGNYTESTLLKYLQSKYGSNISLTFQTTEEADKYVQEYKEYILGQTHGEIVKGSESTTYTVGPQASLVVIENNTGEVKVIIGGRGNKTESLILNRATSSARQAGSSIKPLVAYAPAIDTAGYTLGKIYDDIPFYYSTGQVVRNNDDIYKGYITLRQSISESRNTPALNTLNDIGITTGINYLKNFGITTLTDKDYYLPIALGSCSVTNMELTTAYTVLANNGELITPKLYTKILDHDGNVILDNTETTKTQVLKESTAWLMGNVLHNVLLDGTLHGLNVGDNYISAKSGTTQSDRDKWIVGYSKSVTVGIWVGNDNNREFKTEQYGTPHVGIWAEVIKKACEGKDNSAPERPDNIIPVQICKDSGLLVAEGLCDHDERGNRTTTEYFVKGTEPTDYCNIHQKVTYCKDTGKVATDECPDTTTKIQIYKDLSKVDLSTYTIQDARYSFSSKTIDDHCLKHKGNVINPSKYTAKLPENADFNNEKESESESSTTETEED
- a CDS encoding branched-chain amino acid aminotransferase — protein: MEKKDIDWSNLGFGYIKTDKRYVSNFKDGAWDEGVLTDDDKVVISECAGVLQYAQTVFEGLKAYTTEKGNIVVFRPDLNAERLEQSALRLEMPAFPRDRFVDAIVETVKANDGFVPPYGTGATLYIRPYMFGSNPVIGVKPADEYQFRVFCTPVGPYFKGGAKPITIRVSDFDRAAPHGTGNIKAGLNYAMSLHAIVTAHKEGFDENMYLDPQTRTKVEETGGANFIFVTKDGTLVTPKSDSILPSITRRSLVYVAKEYLGLKVEEREVFFDEMKDMAECGLCGTAAVISPVGKIVDHGKEICLPSGMADMGPVTRKLYDTLTGIQMGRIEAPEGWIKVIE
- a CDS encoding LicD family protein, translating into MTRFYNDEELSKIKELEKGILKDFIELCEENNLRYFGMGGTCLGAVRHGGYIPWDDDIDVGMPRKDYNRFLKIAAEKYSDKYYLLNADEFSTYPLMSTRWCIKNTKFVEYAFMNLKNCPLGIFLDIFPYDNLADNRIARFFQQWRAWYLSKLMILRAIPEPYLAQQGLLKKVILFVCRNVHRVMKFFGVDRKKLYKKCIKTCIKYNDRPTKKIGYICDTTPHMEENYVKDIFPCRKMKFEEFEMNFPNHTHELLVSGYGEDYMTLPPVNKRKTHFPYILDFGDGKGERRS